A DNA window from Rossellomorea marisflavi contains the following coding sequences:
- a CDS encoding Maf family protein produces the protein MSSLILASQSPRRKELLKQIQLSFTTQSPQVEETFEEGMMPGDVVMYLADKKAAAVSGEHPDSYVIGSDTVVTKDGKILGKPKDEDDARAMLTELSGSVHDVYTGVSIHHGREVNRFYERTTVTFWELSPSEIDGYIASGEPFDKAGAYGIQGIGAKFVKGIEGDYYAVVGLPVSRVNRTLMDMGYRA, from the coding sequence GTGTCAAGCCTCATTCTCGCTTCTCAATCTCCCCGCCGAAAAGAACTCCTCAAACAGATCCAACTCTCCTTCACCACCCAAAGTCCACAAGTGGAAGAAACGTTTGAAGAAGGCATGATGCCAGGTGATGTGGTCATGTATCTCGCTGATAAAAAGGCGGCAGCCGTATCGGGGGAGCATCCGGATTCCTATGTGATCGGCTCTGATACCGTCGTGACCAAAGACGGGAAGATCCTGGGGAAACCGAAGGACGAAGACGATGCCCGTGCCATGCTGACGGAGCTGTCCGGCTCCGTGCATGATGTCTATACGGGCGTATCCATCCACCACGGCCGTGAAGTCAACCGTTTTTATGAAAGAACCACCGTCACATTCTGGGAGCTGTCCCCAAGTGAGATCGACGGATACATTGCTTCCGGTGAGCCCTTCGACAAAGCCGGGGCCTACGGGATCCAGGGGATCGGCGCCAAGTTTGTCAAAGGGATCGAAGGGGATTATTATGCCGTCGTCGGCCTCCCCGTCTCGAGGGTGAACAGGACCCTCATGGATATGGGCTATCGAGCTTGA
- the pilM gene encoding type IV pilus biogenesis protein PilM, which produces MLSNLFVKKKNRISLVISDDWVRYAEVKSTSPLYIQRHGEKRLPEGTISNGKILEPGVLRSFMEQCVEEWGIARQHVQFLVPNTQMIVRRVLIPADVQDDEVESHLFMELGTSIHLPFEHPLYDAVVAGMKDGKKEVILIAAEEKTVLDYQDLLELSSLKPVAADISPLALYRYLHLLQLTDGNDHEMLLFFHEGAIAVSVFHRHQPVFFRNISLSGDSDVMDPIQSDEILKEVEKVISFYRYTLHDDGTMITKLFVGGEHMLSESYHTMLADRLEVPSLYIGSEAKSAHTGEPVPARFLLPVGLGLKEVR; this is translated from the coding sequence ATGCTATCCAATTTGTTCGTGAAGAAGAAAAATCGTATCTCCCTTGTCATCAGCGACGACTGGGTGCGCTATGCAGAGGTTAAAAGCACATCCCCCCTCTATATCCAACGGCACGGGGAGAAGCGCCTTCCCGAGGGAACCATTTCAAACGGCAAGATCCTTGAGCCCGGAGTCCTCCGCTCGTTCATGGAGCAGTGCGTGGAAGAGTGGGGCATTGCCAGGCAACATGTCCAGTTCCTCGTTCCGAACACCCAGATGATCGTCAGGCGTGTGCTGATACCGGCCGATGTGCAGGACGATGAGGTGGAAAGCCATTTGTTCATGGAGCTCGGGACCAGTATCCATCTCCCGTTCGAACATCCTCTTTATGATGCCGTGGTCGCGGGGATGAAGGACGGGAAGAAGGAAGTGATCCTCATTGCCGCCGAAGAAAAGACCGTCCTCGACTATCAGGATCTTCTCGAGCTCTCTTCCCTCAAGCCTGTGGCAGCGGATATCTCTCCCCTTGCCCTGTACCGCTATCTTCATTTGCTTCAGCTGACCGATGGAAACGACCATGAGATGCTCCTTTTCTTCCATGAAGGGGCCATCGCTGTTTCCGTGTTCCATCGGCATCAGCCCGTCTTTTTCCGGAACATTTCCCTAAGCGGGGACAGTGACGTGATGGATCCCATCCAGTCGGATGAAATCTTGAAGGAAGTGGAAAAGGTGATCAGCTTTTACCGCTACACCCTGCACGATGACGGGACGATGATCACGAAGCTGTTCGTGGGCGGGGAGCATATGCTCTCGGAATCCTATCACACCATGCTGGCCGACCGGTTGGAGGTCCCTTCCCTGTACATCGGGAGTGAAGCGAAATCTGCCCATACGGGTGAGCCCGTACCGGCGCGGTTCCTGCTCCCTGTCGGTTTGGGCCTGAAAGAGGTGCGATGA
- a CDS encoding type II secretion system protein translates to MLKKLRQRLKNERGLTLIELLAVVVILGIIAAIAIPSIGGLIDNSKKDAHVANAKQMVSSAKLAVAADETLRPVEGTPKTVSLQKLENDGYIDTLKDPDGDSTDTNGYKRTTSLVTITAAGTDKFTYSVTLIGNKRSVTGASDALKRSSVAENK, encoded by the coding sequence ATGTTAAAGAAATTGCGTCAACGTTTGAAAAATGAGCGCGGCCTCACCCTTATCGAGCTTCTCGCCGTCGTCGTCATCCTCGGCATCATCGCAGCCATCGCGATCCCGAGCATCGGCGGCCTCATCGACAACTCGAAGAAAGATGCCCATGTGGCAAATGCGAAGCAGATGGTGAGCTCGGCGAAGTTGGCTGTAGCTGCGGATGAGACATTGAGACCGGTAGAAGGTACACCGAAAACTGTATCTCTACAAAAATTAGAAAATGATGGGTATATTGATACGTTAAAAGATCCTGATGGAGACAGCACGGATACGAATGGTTATAAACGTACCACTTCTTTGGTAACTATTACTGCTGCAGGTACCGATAAATTCACTTATTCAGTTACTTTAATAGGTAACAAACGTAGTGTTACAGGGGCATCAGACGCGTTAAAACGTTCTTCAGTAGCTGAAAACAAATAA
- the radC gene encoding RadC family protein has product MVKVESTPSLMIRDYPQDERPRERLIQSGPASLSNQEIIAILLRTGTKSESVLQVSNRLLASFEGLNLLKDASLEEITSINGIGLAKAVQIMAAVELGRRISNLGFDDRYSIRSPEDGANYVMNDMRFLSQEHFVCLYLNTKNQVLHKQTIFIGSLNASIVHPREVFKEAFRRSAASIICIHNHPSGDPTPSREDIEVTKRLVECGRIIGIDVLDHLIIGEKKFISLKEKGYL; this is encoded by the coding sequence ATGGTCAAAGTTGAATCCACCCCATCCCTCATGATCCGTGACTACCCGCAGGATGAGCGCCCGAGGGAGCGACTCATCCAGAGCGGACCTGCAAGCCTGTCCAATCAGGAAATCATCGCGATCCTCCTTAGGACGGGGACGAAATCCGAATCCGTCCTTCAGGTATCGAACCGCCTTCTTGCCTCATTCGAGGGCCTCAATCTATTGAAGGATGCCTCCCTTGAAGAAATCACTTCCATCAACGGCATCGGCCTCGCCAAAGCCGTCCAGATCATGGCCGCCGTCGAACTCGGCCGGCGCATCAGCAACCTTGGATTCGATGATCGCTACAGCATCCGGTCCCCGGAAGACGGGGCGAATTATGTGATGAATGATATGCGGTTCCTCTCTCAGGAACACTTCGTTTGCCTCTACCTTAACACCAAGAATCAGGTCCTCCACAAGCAGACCATCTTCATCGGCAGCCTGAATGCCTCCATCGTACACCCGCGGGAAGTCTTCAAAGAAGCCTTTCGCCGCTCCGCCGCTTCCATCATATGCATCCACAATCATCCTTCAGGAGATCCCACCCCCAGCAGGGAGGATATCGAGGTCACCAAGCGGCTGGTGGAATGCGGTCGCATCATCGGAATAGACGTCCTCGACCACCTCATCATTGGCGAGAAAAAATTCATCAGTTTAAAGGAAAAAGGGTATTTATGA
- a CDS encoding LapA family protein yields MKLTRKDWGIITLAFVFFALLVWVVYWFFYLPVREEKERLTTEISNEEKLTSVLDERLAAMEGGSLETTAALQRVVPVKPMTDQLLIDLEKAEVVSGGLITKMDFTESPMEAAGEGEAVETPAGLQKLTAVLTLEADDYFMIEGFIKELERSQRIVEIEEISLEGPAELKNVEDEVQKIEYGVTFSTFFLPEAGTAEDDAKASGSPPSAHKNDPFQQFPNSTVGE; encoded by the coding sequence ATGAAGCTGACACGGAAGGATTGGGGCATCATCACCCTTGCATTTGTATTTTTCGCCCTCCTCGTCTGGGTGGTTTATTGGTTCTTCTATCTTCCCGTTCGCGAGGAAAAAGAGAGGCTCACCACCGAGATCTCCAATGAAGAAAAGCTTACTTCGGTCCTGGATGAAAGGCTGGCAGCCATGGAGGGCGGTTCTTTGGAGACGACCGCAGCCCTTCAGCGGGTGGTCCCGGTCAAACCGATGACGGATCAGCTCCTCATCGATCTCGAGAAAGCCGAAGTCGTATCTGGGGGCTTGATCACCAAGATGGACTTCACTGAATCCCCCATGGAGGCTGCAGGGGAAGGGGAGGCTGTCGAAACACCGGCCGGACTTCAGAAGCTCACCGCCGTTCTCACCCTCGAGGCCGATGATTACTTCATGATCGAGGGCTTCATCAAAGAATTGGAACGGTCCCAGCGGATCGTGGAAATCGAGGAAATCTCCCTGGAAGGTCCAGCGGAATTGAAAAATGTAGAAGATGAGGTGCAGAAAATCGAATACGGCGTCACCTTCTCGACATTTTTCCTCCCTGAGGCGGGAACGGCAGAAGATGATGCGAAAGCGTCAGGGTCCCCGCCTTCCGCCCATAAGAATGATCCATTCCAGCAGTTCCCGAATTCGACTGTAGGAGAGTAA
- a CDS encoding type II secretion system F family protein has product MARFKYTGRDRSGPKNGVVTASNKREALLQLKKLEVRVIGIDELPETLLTKDLAIGNPVKLRHLLIFLRQFATLLQAGVTVVDATHILSRQTESKPLSRALSEVEENLRGGHPLSEALGKHGRIFEPLLINMVRAGEASGSLDETLDGLATHYEKQHATRQKIVSALTYPAVVAVLALGVVIYLLTSVVPTFVDMFIDFGGELPAITKFVISASEFMQRFWYILVGLIFLLILGFALLRKNKETKYHLDYVILRLPIFGKMLQKAVLARMTRTLSSLFSSSVPILQALSIVERVVENEVVAKVISQSRRALEEGASLTEPMKAHWAFPPLVTQMIAIGEETGALDTMLDKVADFYEKEVESATDRLKSLIEPLMIVVLAGVVGTIVIAIMVPMFEIFNSVQNY; this is encoded by the coding sequence ATGGCGAGGTTCAAATATACGGGCCGCGACCGCTCGGGTCCGAAGAACGGCGTCGTCACGGCGTCGAACAAGCGGGAGGCCCTCCTGCAGCTGAAAAAGCTCGAGGTGAGGGTGATCGGAATCGATGAGCTTCCGGAGACCCTGTTGACGAAGGATCTGGCCATCGGAAATCCCGTGAAGCTCCGCCACCTCCTCATCTTCCTGAGGCAGTTCGCGACCTTGCTCCAGGCGGGAGTGACCGTGGTGGATGCCACCCATATCCTTTCGCGCCAGACGGAGAGCAAGCCCCTGTCAAGGGCTTTAAGCGAGGTGGAAGAGAACCTCAGGGGTGGGCATCCCCTCTCGGAAGCCCTCGGGAAGCACGGGAGAATCTTTGAGCCCCTTCTCATCAACATGGTGAGGGCGGGGGAGGCGTCGGGAAGCCTCGATGAAACCCTGGACGGACTGGCCACGCACTACGAGAAGCAGCATGCCACGAGACAGAAGATCGTATCGGCGCTTACCTATCCGGCCGTCGTCGCCGTCCTTGCCCTGGGCGTCGTCATCTATCTCCTGACATCCGTCGTCCCGACCTTCGTCGACATGTTCATCGACTTCGGGGGAGAGCTGCCGGCCATCACGAAATTTGTCATCTCCGCCAGCGAATTCATGCAGCGATTCTGGTACATCCTGGTCGGTCTCATATTCCTTCTTATCCTAGGGTTTGCCCTGTTGAGGAAGAATAAGGAAACGAAGTACCATCTCGACTACGTGATCCTCAGGCTGCCCATATTCGGGAAGATGCTCCAAAAAGCCGTCCTTGCCAGGATGACACGGACCCTGAGCTCCCTGTTCTCAAGCTCGGTCCCCATACTCCAGGCACTGTCGATCGTGGAGCGGGTCGTCGAGAATGAAGTGGTGGCAAAGGTCATCTCGCAATCAAGAAGGGCATTGGAGGAAGGGGCGTCCCTCACGGAGCCCATGAAGGCCCACTGGGCATTCCCGCCACTCGTCACGCAGATGATTGCCATCGGCGAAGAGACAGGGGCCCTCGATACGATGCTTGATAAGGTCGCCGACTTCTATGAAAAAGAAGTCGAAAGTGCCACGGACCGTCTGAAATCCTTGATCGAACCACTCATGATTGTCGTACTGGCGGGAGTGGTAGGGACTATTGTCATAGCAATCATGGTTCCGATGTTTGAAATCTTCAACAGTGTGCAAAACTATTAA
- a CDS encoding prepilin peptidase: protein MIFLLFLYGLILGSFYNVVGLRVPLKTSIVTPGSSCPSCGHRLTARELIPVLSYIIQRGKCSQCKEGISPLYPLMECATGALFALAYYLYGWQPELLVTLTLVSLFMIITVSDLAYMLIPDKILGFFALMFILERLFIPLNSWWDSLLGAAAGFALLLFIAVVSRGGMGGGDIKLFAVIGFVIGAKGMLLAFFLATLFGAVFGIIGLAAGFYKKGKPIAFGPYIVVGTLVSVFYGRQVLLWYSSLFI from the coding sequence ATGATCTTCCTACTATTCCTATACGGCCTCATCCTGGGATCCTTCTACAACGTGGTCGGTCTCAGGGTGCCGTTGAAAACGTCCATCGTCACTCCAGGGTCATCATGCCCCTCCTGCGGCCACCGGCTGACGGCCAGGGAATTGATTCCTGTTCTATCGTATATCATTCAAAGGGGGAAGTGCTCTCAGTGCAAAGAGGGCATTTCTCCGCTTTATCCGTTGATGGAATGTGCGACGGGCGCGCTCTTTGCCCTCGCTTATTATCTGTACGGCTGGCAGCCGGAGCTGCTTGTCACCCTCACCCTTGTTTCCCTATTCATGATCATTACGGTCAGCGATCTTGCGTATATGCTCATCCCCGATAAAATCCTCGGATTTTTTGCTCTCATGTTCATACTGGAACGTCTGTTCATCCCCCTGAACTCTTGGTGGGACAGCCTTCTTGGGGCGGCTGCCGGCTTTGCCCTCCTGCTGTTCATCGCCGTCGTCAGCAGGGGAGGGATGGGCGGAGGAGATATCAAGCTCTTTGCCGTCATCGGATTTGTCATCGGCGCCAAGGGGATGCTCCTCGCCTTTTTCCTGGCCACCTTGTTCGGGGCGGTATTCGGGATCATCGGCCTTGCCGCAGGCTTCTATAAGAAGGGTAAGCCCATCGCATTCGGTCCATACATCGTAGTCGGCACCCTGGTGAGCGTGTTTTATGGCCGTCAGGTCCTGCTCTGGTATTCGTCTTTATTCATCTAA
- the mreC gene encoding rod shape-determining protein MreC, with product MPQFFLNKRLIILLVSVIVLVGLIGFSLRERDNISWPEQFGKDMVGFGQSLVSKPVNYVGGVFDNLKDLQNTYKENEKLKTRLDELVKLETQVRDLKQDNDELRDVLDKKESLTDYNPIQATVIARNPDRWQELLTIDKGEVNGIKSDMAVISSKGLIGKVKSVNKFSSTIELISTNNTKNRISTIVQGEKQDVNGWIEGYDAEKKQILIKKIVNDVKVEKGSKVITSGLGGVFPKGLVVGEVTDVQPDQYGLTQTAYVKPSADFYHLEHVMVIDRDMPPPEDDGEDEGDGQ from the coding sequence ATGCCACAATTCTTCCTGAATAAACGATTGATCATCCTATTGGTGAGCGTCATCGTTTTAGTCGGGCTGATCGGGTTTTCCCTCCGTGAGCGGGACAACATCAGCTGGCCGGAGCAGTTTGGTAAAGATATGGTAGGATTCGGACAGTCACTGGTTTCAAAGCCCGTGAACTATGTCGGCGGAGTATTTGATAACCTGAAGGATCTTCAAAATACATACAAAGAAAACGAAAAACTGAAAACTCGTTTGGACGAGCTCGTGAAGCTTGAAACGCAGGTGAGGGACCTCAAGCAGGATAATGATGAGCTGAGGGACGTCCTCGATAAGAAAGAGAGTCTGACAGATTACAATCCGATCCAGGCGACAGTCATCGCCCGGAACCCCGATCGCTGGCAGGAACTCCTGACCATCGACAAAGGAGAAGTGAACGGCATCAAATCCGATATGGCCGTCATTTCTTCCAAGGGACTCATCGGTAAAGTGAAAAGCGTAAACAAATTTTCATCCACGATTGAGTTGATCTCCACCAATAACACGAAAAACCGCATCTCCACCATCGTGCAAGGAGAAAAGCAAGACGTGAACGGATGGATCGAAGGGTACGATGCGGAGAAAAAGCAGATCCTCATCAAGAAGATCGTCAACGATGTGAAGGTTGAGAAAGGGTCCAAGGTCATTACATCCGGACTCGGAGGCGTGTTCCCGAAAGGCCTCGTCGTCGGCGAGGTGACAGACGTGCAGCCGGATCAGTATGGACTGACCCAGACGGCGTATGTGAAGCCGTCGGCAGACTTCTATCACCTCGAGCACGTCATGGTCATCGACCGCGATATGCCGCCTCCTGAAGATGACGGCGAAGACGAGGGTGACGGACAATGA
- a CDS encoding PilN domain-containing protein has protein sequence MMLVDINLLPHDERKQSSWLKAVIAIAALGLVLILAFVILGYYQGKAVDTLASQLSQEQKLRAQKEEKIAELESMDTWANLDAAVKWAEGYPMPMLPVLGEVVDALPERGFLEEFTYTGAGALELGIQFDSSRESAYYLERISSTKLVSDVKLLGVETEALEDGEDASDGVLPRYLARYALTLDREAVKGTADEEEEGE, from the coding sequence ATGATGCTTGTAGATATCAATCTATTACCCCATGATGAACGAAAACAGAGTTCCTGGCTGAAGGCGGTCATCGCCATCGCTGCCCTGGGGCTGGTGCTTATCCTCGCCTTCGTGATTCTTGGATACTACCAGGGAAAGGCTGTGGATACCCTGGCGTCCCAGCTGTCCCAGGAACAGAAGCTCCGCGCACAGAAGGAAGAAAAGATTGCAGAGTTGGAATCGATGGATACATGGGCCAATCTCGATGCGGCCGTCAAGTGGGCTGAGGGATACCCCATGCCCATGCTGCCGGTCCTTGGTGAAGTGGTCGATGCCCTTCCGGAAAGGGGATTTCTCGAGGAATTCACCTATACAGGTGCAGGGGCGCTGGAGCTTGGCATCCAGTTCGACTCGAGCCGGGAGTCAGCCTATTATCTTGAACGGATCTCTTCCACCAAACTTGTGAGCGATGTGAAGCTCCTTGGAGTCGAGACGGAGGCACTGGAAGACGGGGAGGACGCTTCTGACGGAGTGCTGCCCCGTTATTTGGCGCGCTACGCCCTGACCCTTGACCGGGAAGCTGTCAAAGGCACAGCAGATGAAGAGGAGGAGGGAGAATGA
- a CDS encoding rod shape-determining protein — MFGSKDLGIDLGTANTLVYVKGKGIVVREPSVVALQTDSKQIVAVGNDAKNMIGRTPGNVVALRPMKDGVIADYETTATMMKYYIKQANKNKSAFSRKPYVMVCVPSGITGVEERAVIDATRQAGARDAYTIEEPFAAAIGANLPVWEPTGSMVVDIGGGTTEVAIISLGGIVTSQSIRVAGDEMDDAIINYIRKTYNLMIGDRTAETIKVEVGSAGATDGVETMEIRGRDLLTGLPKTLEISAEEIGAALRDTVYTIVDAVKSTLEKTPPELAADIMDRGIVLTGGGALLRNLDKVISEETKMPVLIAEEPLDCVAIGTGKALDHIHLFKGNNK; from the coding sequence ATGTTTGGATCAAAGGATTTAGGAATCGATTTAGGAACCGCCAACACACTCGTCTATGTAAAAGGAAAAGGAATTGTCGTGAGGGAGCCGTCAGTAGTGGCCCTTCAAACGGATTCAAAACAGATCGTCGCAGTCGGGAATGACGCCAAGAACATGATCGGACGTACACCTGGTAACGTCGTGGCGCTCCGCCCGATGAAGGACGGTGTCATCGCAGATTACGAAACGACTGCCACCATGATGAAATATTACATCAAACAAGCGAACAAGAATAAGAGTGCGTTCTCTCGTAAGCCTTATGTGATGGTGTGTGTCCCTTCAGGCATCACAGGTGTGGAAGAGCGTGCGGTCATCGATGCGACGCGCCAAGCGGGAGCAAGGGATGCTTACACGATCGAAGAACCGTTCGCAGCCGCCATCGGTGCCAACCTGCCTGTATGGGAACCGACGGGAAGCATGGTCGTCGATATTGGTGGAGGTACGACGGAAGTGGCCATCATTTCCCTCGGCGGTATCGTGACGAGCCAGTCGATCCGCGTAGCCGGGGATGAAATGGATGATGCGATCATCAACTATATCCGCAAAACGTACAACCTCATGATCGGGGATCGTACAGCTGAAACGATCAAAGTGGAAGTGGGATCAGCCGGAGCAACGGACGGTGTCGAAACTATGGAAATCCGCGGTCGCGACCTATTGACCGGACTGCCGAAAACGCTTGAGATCTCTGCTGAAGAAATCGGGGCGGCCCTGCGTGATACGGTCTATACGATCGTCGATGCCGTGAAGAGCACATTGGAAAAAACGCCTCCTGAGCTTGCGGCCGATATCATGGACCGCGGAATCGTCCTTACCGGTGGGGGAGCGCTTCTCCGCAACCTGGACAAGGTCATCAGCGAAGAAACGAAGATGCCTGTATTGATCGCCGAAGAGCCCCTTGACTGCGTGGCCATCGGGACGGGTAAAGCCCTTGATCATATCCATTTATTCAAAGGAAACAATAAATAA
- the mreD gene encoding rod shape-determining protein MreD, giving the protein MIGRFILPLITLLVFYGESLFVHLFQTESWFGDKVIVPHFLVITLILICAFYRYRTALLFAFIFGFFFDIYYTEINGIYLILFPFMVVLTQQMMKVLHNNIIVLGIIALVNLSILEVIVYYIYVILKRTNLTFMEFVDWRLWPTLVLNVVFYLIVSIPFKHYLVSRRKAWLGE; this is encoded by the coding sequence ATGATCGGGCGTTTCATCCTTCCTCTCATCACCCTTTTGGTGTTTTATGGTGAGAGCCTTTTCGTCCACCTCTTCCAGACGGAATCGTGGTTCGGGGACAAGGTCATTGTCCCCCATTTCCTCGTCATCACCCTGATTTTGATCTGTGCCTTCTACCGGTACCGTACGGCCCTGTTGTTCGCGTTCATCTTCGGATTCTTTTTTGATATCTATTACACGGAGATCAACGGAATCTATTTGATTTTGTTCCCGTTCATGGTCGTCCTGACCCAGCAGATGATGAAGGTGCTGCACAACAATATCATCGTCCTTGGGATCATCGCTTTGGTAAATCTATCGATCCTCGAAGTGATCGTCTATTATATTTATGTAATCCTCAAGCGGACGAATCTGACGTTCATGGAATTTGTCGACTGGAGATTATGGCCGACGCTTGTTCTGAACGTGGTCTTCTATCTGATCGTATCGATTCCATTCAAACATTATTTAGTATCCAGAAGAAAAGCTTGGTTGGGCGAATAA
- a CDS encoding type IV pilus twitching motility protein PilT produces the protein MKEKIDALLRSAYELGASDIHLTVGAPPVFRIHGDLKRYGKESLTPETTEGMAKALIAPSMYTGFEDAGELDFSYGIPGVSRFRINAFRQRSCVSLAIRVIPTSIPTMEDLFLPHALKGIAGRPQGLFLVTGPTGSGKSTTLASIIDHMNRTMRKHIITLEDPIEYLHRHGSSIIDQREVGFDTGSFSRGLRSALRQDPDIILVGEMRDLETIHTAITAAETGHLVLATLHTSSAPATIERIVDVFPPEQQAQIRVQLASVLTGILSQRLFPTVDRTGRRAATELLLNNAAVANLIRSEKVHQIQNVMQTSRASGMHLMSDSVQGLYEAGIVSKEMALPYIREGA, from the coding sequence ATGAAAGAGAAAATAGATGCGCTCCTGAGAAGCGCGTACGAACTCGGGGCCTCAGACATCCATTTGACCGTTGGGGCGCCGCCGGTCTTCCGGATCCACGGGGACCTGAAACGATACGGGAAAGAATCCCTGACCCCTGAGACCACCGAAGGGATGGCCAAAGCGCTGATTGCCCCGAGCATGTACACGGGCTTTGAAGACGCAGGCGAGCTTGACTTTTCCTATGGCATCCCCGGGGTATCCCGGTTCAGGATCAATGCCTTCCGACAGCGCTCCTGCGTGTCCCTGGCCATCCGTGTGATCCCGACGTCGATCCCGACAATGGAGGATCTGTTCCTTCCCCATGCGCTGAAAGGCATCGCCGGACGGCCACAGGGTCTGTTCCTCGTGACGGGACCGACGGGGAGCGGGAAATCGACGACCCTTGCGTCCATCATCGATCATATGAACCGGACGATGAGGAAGCACATCATCACCCTGGAGGACCCGATCGAGTATCTCCATCGGCACGGCAGTTCCATCATCGATCAGCGGGAGGTCGGATTCGATACAGGTTCATTTTCCAGGGGACTGAGGAGCGCCCTGAGGCAGGATCCCGATATCATCCTGGTGGGGGAGATGAGGGATCTCGAAACGATCCATACGGCCATCACGGCCGCGGAGACGGGTCACCTCGTCCTGGCGACCCTTCATACCTCCAGTGCGCCGGCGACGATCGAACGTATCGTGGATGTATTCCCGCCAGAGCAACAGGCCCAGATCCGCGTCCAGCTGGCATCCGTCCTGACGGGCATCCTCTCGCAGCGCCTGTTCCCGACGGTGGACCGGACAGGCCGCCGTGCGGCCACAGAGCTTCTATTGAATAATGCGGCAGTGGCCAACCTCATCCGTTCGGAGAAAGTGCATCAGATCCAAAACGTCATGCAGACGTCGCGGGCTTCGGGCATGCATCTCATGAGCGACAGCGTCCAGGGACTGTATGAGGCCGGGATCGTCTCCAAGGAAATGGCCCTCCCCTATATCCGGGAGGGAGCGTAG